Genomic segment of Streptosporangium sp. NBC_01755:
CGGATCAGCGGCGGCGCCAGCCAGTCGAGCTTGCCGAGGTGATCACGGGCCGCGGTGGGCAGCACCAGGACGATCATGATCAGCACGGGGACGAGCAGGATCGGCCCGTCCACCAGCATCCCGGTCACCGCCATCGCGATGATCGCCAGCAGCGCGGCGAGCGTGGCGGGCACCGGGGGCAGCCCGGGGCCGACCCGCTCACGCAGCAGCGTCACCAGCGGGCCGTCGTCGCGGTAGGCGAGCAGTCGCGCGGTCTGGATGCGCAGCCGCTCCTGGTACGGGTCCGGAGCGGGGATGGTCTGCGGCTGGGTGATCATGCGAGAGACCTCATCAGGCGTCCGGTGAGCGAGTAGGCGGCACCGATGCCACCCCAGATGATCAGTGTCAGGAAGGTGATCCTGGCGTCGAACAGGGCGCTGACGATCGCGATGGCGGCGAAGCGCTCACCGATGGGGAACACGATCATCTTGCGGGCCCAGTGCACGGCCCGGAACCTGCCGGCCCTGCCCCACATCTTCAGCAGGCTGCGGATCCCGCCGGTCTGGGCGGCCTTGCGCTGTTCCAGCGCCTGGCGAAGGCCGGTGTCGGCGCTGACCGACAGCGGCACCGAGGGCAGCGGCGACGGGGGCTTACGCCGGTTCGCCGCGCCGTAGGAGAAGTCGAGCAGGTGCTTGATGGACTGCACACCGAGCGCGATCAGCGCCAGCGTCCACACGTCGCCCACGCCGGAGACCGCAGCGCCGACCGCCAGACCGGCGAAGACCACGTACTCCTTGAACCGGTCGAAGGTCGCGTCCAGCCACGCCCCGAGCACGCCGAACTTGCGGGCGTACCGCGCGACCTGGCCGTCCACGCAGTCGAACACGAACGCGAAGTAGATCAGCACGCCGCCCGCGACCATCCCGGCCCGCTCACCGGTGGCGAAGCAGAGCGCCGCGGCCACGCCCAGCGCGATCGAGATCAGCGTGACCTGGTTGGGGGTCAGCCCCCGCTTGGCCGCCCAGCGGGCGATGAACCGGGAGTAGGTGCTGACGAAATAGGTGGTGAAGAAACCGTCGGCGCCCTTCACCGCGTTGTTCAGCCTGGCACTGTCCTCGTTGAACGTGACCATCTCGGCCGGCGCCTCGATGGCCTGCCCGGGAGTGGACACCCGGC
This window contains:
- a CDS encoding CDP-alcohol phosphatidyltransferase family protein, translating into MPRVVLLGSSPGPDAATGQATPPAALTLPALPGCPTVIGKLHGQLASIDPEPVTIARSSEAAAYRGFPGSLVETSDLAGDLRAVAEAAEAATENLLILPANSLIHDELIYQITKSKRGALALIVREPREEDENGDAVVPDVPIEEAQPEIGDRTLEDLPVRVRARRSRIISVGSAFHAVTRPNAVLLGPLHLHHKHAPVLAEAARELADMAHLLGPDDDLVQLLVLGLVRKGVSVGVRGRRDLFFRRVSTPGQAIEAPAEMVTFNEDSARLNNAVKGADGFFTTYFVSTYSRFIARWAAKRGLTPNQVTLISIALGVAAALCFATGERAGMVAGGVLIYFAFVFDCVDGQVARYARKFGVLGAWLDATFDRFKEYVVFAGLAVGAAVSGVGDVWTLALIALGVQSIKHLLDFSYGAANRRKPPSPLPSVPLSVSADTGLRQALEQRKAAQTGGIRSLLKMWGRAGRFRAVHWARKMIVFPIGERFAAIAIVSALFDARITFLTLIIWGGIGAAYSLTGRLMRSLA